CCGGCAAATGTGCGAATATCGAAACTGGAAGAtgttttcaagaaaattgatttAAGATCCATTTGTCGTGTTTAGAGTTCTCATTGTTCTGGTCAATGATTTCAAACTCAAAAGGCACAAGAAACTTACAAAATTTGTTTCTTATGAACATTACGCCATGTTCTTTGCGAGCATGTGCTATACAGTCTTGCTAGAAAATGGCCCTATAATTAGAAAGCTCAAAAAATAACCCAATGCTGCATCGATTTTTGGAGAAAGGGGGTCAATCATCATCTATCTTCATAAATAACGAGTTGCAGAAAAATTGGAAACTGgttgattttgaaaagttttcatttttctgGCAACAAATTATAGctacaaaaaaagaagttaTGGCGCATAAGATGCATCAATATATGGTGTGACCAGATTGGACGTAACTAGTACTCATGTTATTATTCATATCCTtcatttttccttcttttcttctccttctcGAACAGTAACTTCAGATTGAAAGACGTGAGGATGCTTTAGAATGCACATTAAAATTAATATACTACTGGCCTCTTGTGTTTGTCATTGGCTtctattttcaataaaacatCCAGACAACCCTGCTGttaattttggaaaaaaaatttcgcCGATTCTAATCATGTGACTCCTTTTCCCCAGGCAATACCGGAGAAAGCGTTCTATCTCAAACTATATAATTTGCGCTGCTCGTCTCCAAGCCCATGCTAGTGTTTACTTTCGGTTGTAAAAGGTAACTAGAAGTTTTAACGCAAGCATTGTATTATATTTTCCCACAATTGCTCTTAAggacctttttttttcttgcgTGATCCTGCACTATTGAAAAgtctttatcaaaaatagatgaaactttttcagGGTTCAACATTTAGAGGCTTTTCTCATATTCTTTACTCAGTTGCCTGCGAAGACCCTTCTGCCCGCTGCGCATTTTCTtagaaaatcaaaaaaattgccttttcatcttttacCTTCCGAGTTGAATATGTTGACTATTTGCAAACAGGCGTATGATTGTCGTATATAACAGGGCACTTTCGGCAGTGAATCAATAGGAGGCGTATAAGAAAAGCCAATTAGTacctatatatatatatatatatatatatatatatatatattcctTTATTATAATTCCTATCAGCGATTTTTGCATCACACCCAAGAAAAATCTATAATAGAGacacaaaaaaatgaacgTAACTGAAAATGCTCTATTGTTTAAGTGCGGTAGCAAGGGCTATATTAATCAAACCTATACGCCGACAGAAATTTATAATTGTGGGGTAGCtgaaggaaagaaaactgctaaagaaaagaacCCAActtattcaattttttatgATACATTTCTCACTGGGCAGCCTGCTGAAAGTCCTGAAACGTTTACGTGTGGTTCGCATGGCTTCACAAATGCGAGTTATGTGGCAAGCGACTTTTATGCATGTGGTTTTCTGCAAGGGAAAGGTACAGAAACCAATGCGGGAATACATAATACAAGGCCTTCTCATTCTCTCGCCAAATTTACCATACTGTTCATGCTAGTGTTGTATACAATTGTCTAATTCTCAAGGTATGACACTTTGGATTGGTGGTCGCAGTAGCCACcatataattttttatcgttTCTACATATAATACGAGACAGTCAGACAGAACTTTGGGTCGCCTGAGAAGAAAGACTATAAAAATGTAACCCGTCAGTAGGACTCATCTTAAAACAGTGGGTAATTTACTAAGGAGGCTGGAAAAACTGCGATAATCGGCTTATagtacatatatatagaaTAATCATTAATCGAGCCTTTACCGCGAAATTCATGGATTTCTCAAAAACAAAGGTGCAATTACATGTTAAGCACCGAATTTCTATGCGAAACAGGTCCGTCTCATCAGTCATAGCTTTCCAAGTATATAAAACTTGAACGCAAAAGTGCGTCATCGACGCCTTTTTTTGCGCAAGGATTGTTACTATTCATTTAATGAACTCTGATGTCTTAATAAGCCAATGGTATCCATAAGTGAAGGTGAAGTCTACTGTGTTACATTAGCAAGTCAGAACTCCTATACGATACAGTATACTGCATTATGGGCACTAAAATAATTTAGATTATAGAAAATATCGATACTATGCTTCCACTTCTCACGAAGCGGCCATGTTTTAAATGAAGTACGTTAACGCTAACACAAGGCTTGACAACTTTCATGAGCGTCAAATAGTCTACGTGTGGGCTCACTTTTTCAGATTTCTTCTTGGCTTTTGTGAGATGTATAATTAACAATAATCATAAAATCGCTACATAAAACAAAGCATAAAAAATTACAGATTTCCTGTTCAAAAATCAAATCGGTCCAGTTCAGCTATTGTTCTGCCGTTGTTCATGCTCAGAAAATTGGACCATGGTGTCATCTAACTTTAGTTGGTCCCATTAAGCTCTCTTCTGTATATCATGTTTGCCATATTGTCATATCATCTGCTTAGTATTAAACCGTTGtggaaaacaagaaaattgcGAATTACTAGTATAGAAAATGCATTCTAAGTCGCCTGTGATTCCAATAGCAAAGAAATTGATCTTAATGGAAGTAGGAAATAGCTGTGGCAAAGAGACAGGATACTAAGATTGGTTTAAGGCGAGGTCATACT
This is a stretch of genomic DNA from Saccharomyces cerevisiae S288C chromosome IV, complete sequence. It encodes these proteins:
- a CDS encoding uncharacterized protein (hypothetical protein; SWAT-GFP and mCherry fusion proteins localize to the endoplasmic reticulum; YDL241W is not an essential gene), translating into MNVTENALLFKCGSKGYINQTYTPTEIYNCGVAEGKKTAKEKNPTYSIFYDTFLTGQPAESPETFTCGSHGFTNASYVASDFYACGFLQGKGTETNAGIHNTRPSHSLAKFTILFMLVLYTIV